One Planctomycetota bacterium genomic region harbors:
- the rpmA gene encoding 50S ribosomal protein L27 — MAHKKGQGSTRNGRDSNPQYLGVKVYGGQTIGVGGIIVRQRGTKFRPGLNVGLGRDDTLFALTPGKVRFQGRKVHVLAN; from the coding sequence ATGGCACATAAGAAGGGTCAAGGCTCGACGCGGAACGGGCGGGATTCGAATCCCCAGTATCTCGGCGTCAAGGTCTATGGCGGACAAACGATCGGCGTCGGCGGCATCATCGTCCGCCAGCGGGGGACGAAGTTCCGTCCCGGCCTCAACGTCGGCCTCGGTCGCGACGACACCCTCTTCGCCCTCACCCCCGGCAAGGTCCGATTCCAGGGACGCAAGGTCCACGTCCTGGCGAACTAG